The Daucus carota subsp. sativus chromosome 2, DH1 v3.0, whole genome shotgun sequence genome includes a window with the following:
- the LOC108206293 gene encoding uncharacterized protein LOC108206293, whose product MATEAERTKIEEAVVEIIRNGDLETLSEFSIRVMLAERLNIDFSGLESKLLVRRIVESYLLSLPDETENAVEVVREQSNKAPHCISYNICELSNRRSVSVKKFRGDTLVWFSDFYEKDGNQFDGGISLTESQWSAFKQGISAIEEAILKINSQKRKCEVKKKCEAISNEVSAVAPQGEISIEGKEANVNNKVSIFTPGGEISTKREHAEAGESNASTASGLEEHIPSMRHQKHTDPPDSVANISPNGQGKYNSSPAFTPQRIIPIPNTRLSGRNYSCWMRQISFVLNQLKIAYVLTQPCPDTTPHDEAYSEKAAQAKAAARKWVDDDYLCRLTILNSLSDHLYDQYSKRMLSSKELWEELKSSYDEDFRTKISHVSRYMQYQIVDGASILEQVQEFHEIADAIIACGMRIDENFHVGAIVSKLPPSWKECRMKLLKEDWLPLSKLMYTLRAEENSRNHHSSNESSTYSRPGNKCVSETMKRKRLCYMCGNEGHMSKNCGLRKWVESSNGRNNANVPVIDEG is encoded by the exons ATGGCAACGGAAGCGGAGCGCACGAAAATCGAGGAAGCGGTGGTGGAAATCATAAGAAACGGCGACCTGGAAACACTGAGTGAGTTTAGTATCCGAGTTATGCTCGCCGAGCGACTCAACATCGACTTTAGCGGCCTGGAATCGAAGCTTCTAGTACGTCGAATCGTGGAGTCTTATTTGCTTTCGTTACCGGATGAAACAGAAAACGCGGTGGAGGTCGTCAGAGAACAATCGAATAAGGCGCCTCATTGTATTAGCTATAACATTTGTGAG CTGTCGAACAGGAGGAGCGTGTCAGTTAAGAAATTTCGAGGAGATACTTTGGTGTGGTTCAGTGATTTCTATGAAAAAGATGGAAACCAGTTTGATGGAG GGATTAGTTTGACAGAAAGCCAGTGGTCTGCATTTAAACAAGGCATCTCTGCTATAGAGGAAGCCATTCTGAAGATAAACTCGCAAAAAAG AAAGTGTGAGGTAAAAAAAAAGTGCGAGGCAATATCTAATGAAGTCTCGGCTGTTGCTCCTCAAGGGGAAATTTCTATTGAAGGGAAAGAGGCTAATGTAAATAATAAAGTCTCTATTTTTACTCCTGGAGGAGAAATTTCTACCAAAAGGGAACATGCAGAAGCAGGTGAATCTAATGCATCAACTGCCTCTGGTCTTGAAGAACATATTCCTTCCATGCGACACCAGAAGCATACGGATCCACCTGATTCAGTCGCTAATATCTCTCCTAATGGGCAAGGGAAGTATAATTCATCTCCCGCCTTTACTCCTCAAAGAATCATTCCAATTCCAAATACCCGTCTCAGCGGGAGAAACTATAGTTGCTGGATGCGTCAGATTTCATTTGTCTTGAATCAATTGAAAATCGCATATGTGCTCACTCAGCCGTGTCCAGACACTACCCCGCATGATGAGGCATATAGTGAAAAAGCTGCCCAAGCCAAAGCTGCTGCAAGAAAGTGGGTTGATGATGACTATCTTTGCCGTTTGACCATCTTGAACTCCTTGTCTGACCATCTTTACGATCAGTATTCAAAGAGAATGCTTAGCTCTAAAGAACTGTGGGAAGAGCTCAAGTCATCTTATGATGAAGATTTTAGAACAAAGATTTCTCATGTTAGCAGATATATGCAATATCAGATAGTTGACGGGGCCTCAATTCTTGAACAAGTCCAAGAATTTCATGAAATTGCAGATGCTATAATTGCTTGTGGAATGAGGATTGATGAAAACTTTCATGTTGGTGCCATTGTTTCTAAGCTTCCACCATCGTGGAAAGAATGTCGGATGAAGCTGCTGAAAGAGGATTGGTTACCGTTAAGCAAGTTAATGTATACCTTAAGAGCGGAGGAAAATTCCCGAAATCATCACAGCTCAAATGAGTCGTCCACGTACTCCAGACCTGGAAATAAGTGTGTTTCTGAAACAATGAAGAGAAAAAGGCTATGCTACATGTGCGGGAATGAAGGACACATGTCTAAGAACTGTGGTCTCCGAAAGTGGGTAGAGTCTAGTAATGGAAGGAACAATGCCAATGTACCTGTAATTGATGAAGGGTAA